The following coding sequences are from one Passer domesticus isolate bPasDom1 chromosome 11, bPasDom1.hap1, whole genome shotgun sequence window:
- the ZMAT3 gene encoding zinc finger matrin-type protein 3: MILLQQAGLLPHPEKPSSLPMSVATRPRASSPLSPPKSLGLGPSFHHTQEEELAKVVEQDPMLEELCKPLSCKLCNVTLNSAQQAQAHYQGKNHSKKLRNYYAANSCPAPARMSNSVEPAPPQVVSLPTQMGSSKPGGRVILATENDYCKLCDASFSSPAVAQAHYQGKNHAKRLRLAEAQNNSFSDASELGKRRARKEGNEYKMMQNRRNTYAVQNNTGPYFNPRSRQRIPRDLAMCVTPSGQFYCSMCNAGASEELEFRQHLESKQHKSKVSEQRYRNEMENLGYVQ, translated from the exons ATGATTCTTCTACAGCAAGCAGGACTTCTTCCTCATCCTGAGAAGCCTTCATCCCTTCCTATGTCAGTGGCTACAAGGCCAAGAGCCAGCTCACCACTGTCCCCACCAAAGTCTCTCGGACTGGGGCCTTCCTTTCATCACACACAAGAAGAGGAACTTGCCAAGGTGGTGGAGCAGGACCCTATGCTGGAGGAACTATGTAAGCCCCTGTCCTGTAAGCTTTGCAATGTCACTCTGAATTCGGCCCAGCAAGCCCAGGCTCATTACCAG GGTAAAAACCACAGCAAGAAACTGCGGAATTACTATGCTGCCAACAGCTGTCCGGCACCTGCCAGGATGAGTAATTCTGTTGAGCCTGCCCCACCTCAGGTTGtctcccttccaactcag ATGGGATCCAGTAAGCCAGGTGGCAGAGTGATCTTGGCTACAGAGAATGATTACTGCAAGCTTTGTGATGCCTCATTTAGTTCTCCGGCTGTGGCACAGGCTCACTACCAAGGGAAGAATCACGCCAAGCGGCTGCGTCTTGCAGAGGCACAGAATAACTCATTCTC GGATGCCTCAGAACTAGGCAAACGAAGGGCaaggaaagaagggaatgaaTATAAGATGATGCAGAACAGAAGAAACACGTATGCGGTTCAGAACAACACAG GTCCCTACTTCAACCCGCGCTCGCGCCAGCGGATCCCCCGTGACCTGGCCATGTGCGTGACGCCCAGCGGCCAGTTCTACTGCTCCATGTGCAACGCGGGCGCCAGCGAGGAGCTGGAGTTCAGGCAGCACCTGGAGAGCAAGCAGCACAAGAGCAAAGTGTCCGAGCAGCGCTACAGGAACGAGATGGAGAACCTGGGCTACGTCCAATGA